One genomic window of Streptomyces sp. WP-1 includes the following:
- a CDS encoding F0F1 ATP synthase subunit gamma encodes MGAQLRVYKRRIRSVSATKKITKAMEMIAASRVVKAQRKVAASTPYATELTRAVTAVGTGSNTKHPLTTEAETPTRAAILLLTSDRGLAGAFNSNAIKAAEQLTERLEREGKQVDAYIVGRRGVAHYNFRERKVAESWTGFTDEPSYADAKKVAAPLIEAIEKDTAEGGVDELHIVYTEFVSMMTQTALDARLLPLRLEEVAEETKSEGEILPLYDFEPSAEDVLDALLPRYVESRIYNALLQSAASKHAATRRAMKSATDNAGELINTLSRLANAARQAEITQEISEIVGGASALADATAGSDR; translated from the coding sequence ATGGGAGCCCAGCTCCGGGTCTACAAGCGTCGCATCCGATCCGTCAGCGCGACCAAGAAGATCACCAAGGCGATGGAGATGATCGCCGCCTCGCGCGTCGTCAAGGCGCAGCGCAAGGTGGCGGCCTCCACGCCGTACGCGACCGAGCTGACGCGCGCGGTCACGGCGGTCGGTACGGGGTCGAACACCAAGCACCCGCTCACCACGGAGGCGGAAACCCCGACCCGTGCCGCGATCCTGCTCCTCACGAGCGACCGCGGTCTGGCCGGCGCCTTCAACTCCAACGCCATCAAGGCGGCGGAGCAGCTGACCGAGCGCCTGGAGCGCGAGGGCAAGCAGGTCGACGCGTACATCGTCGGCCGGCGCGGTGTCGCCCACTACAACTTCCGCGAGCGCAAGGTCGCGGAGTCGTGGACGGGCTTCACCGACGAGCCGTCGTACGCCGACGCGAAGAAGGTCGCGGCACCCCTGATCGAGGCCATCGAGAAGGACACGGCCGAGGGCGGCGTGGATGAACTCCACATCGTCTACACCGAGTTCGTCTCGATGATGACGCAGACCGCGCTCGACGCGCGGCTGCTTCCGCTGCGCCTCGAAGAGGTCGCCGAGGAGACGAAGTCCGAGGGCGAGATCCTGCCGCTCTACGACTTCGAGCCCTCGGCGGAGGACGTCCTCGACGCCCTGCTGCCGCGCTACGTGGAGAGCCGTATCTACAACGCGCTGCTTCAGTCGGCCGCTTCCAAGCACGCCGCCACGCGGCGCGCGATGAAGTCGGCCACCGACAACGCGGGCGAGCTGATCAACACGCTGTCCCGTCTTGCCAACGCGGCCCGCCAGGCCGAAATCACCCAGGAAATCAGCGAGATCGTCGGTGGCGCCAGCGCCCTGGCCGACGCGACCGCGGGGAGTGACCGATAA
- a CDS encoding F0F1 ATP synthase subunit epsilon, which yields MAAELHVELVAADRQVWSGEATLVVARTTSGDIGVMPGHQPLLGVLESGPVTIRTSDGGTVVAAVHGGFVSFADNKLSLLAEIAELSDEIDVQRTERELERAKAEGDAAAERRADVRLRAATAR from the coding sequence TTGGCTGCTGAGCTGCACGTCGAGCTGGTCGCCGCGGACCGCCAGGTCTGGTCCGGCGAGGCCACCCTGGTCGTCGCGCGCACCACGTCCGGCGACATCGGCGTCATGCCCGGTCACCAGCCGCTGCTCGGTGTGCTGGAGTCGGGCCCGGTGACCATCCGTACGAGTGATGGCGGAACGGTCGTCGCCGCGGTGCACGGCGGTTTCGTCTCGTTCGCGGACAACAAGCTGTCCCTGCTGGCCGAGATCGCCGAGCTGTCGGACGAGATCGATGTCCAGCGCACGGAGCGGGAGCTGGAGCGCGCGAAGGCGGAGGGCGACGCCGCCGCCGAGCGCCGCGCGGACGTCCGACTTCGTGCGGCGACCGCGCGCTGA
- the glyA gene encoding serine hydroxymethyltransferase: MSVSTLHQADVLREQDPEVAEILMGELRRQSTSLQLIAAENFTSRAVLATLGSPLANKYAEGYPGARHHGGCEIVDMAERLAVERACALFGARHANVQAHSGSSAVLAAYAALLRPGDTVLALGLPHGGHLTHGSPANFSGRWFDFVGYGVDAETGLIDHDQVRHLARNHRPKAIVCGSIAYPRHIDHAFFREVADEVGAYLIADAAHPIGLVAGGAAPNPVPYADIVCATTHKVLRGPRGGMILCGAELAERVDRAVFPFTQGGAQMHTVAAKAVAFGEAATPRFATYAHQVVANARTLAGHLAEEGLIVTTGGTDTHLITADAAPLGVDGRTARGRLAAAGIVLDCCALPHGDGRGLRLGTAAVTTQGMGEPEMERIAKLLAAVVRGHPEPAGARAEVRELTGAFPPYPD, encoded by the coding sequence ATGTCGGTCAGCACCCTGCACCAGGCCGATGTCCTGCGGGAACAGGACCCGGAGGTGGCCGAGATCCTGATGGGGGAGCTGCGCCGGCAGTCCACGTCGCTCCAGCTGATCGCGGCGGAGAACTTCACCTCCCGCGCCGTGCTCGCCACCCTCGGCTCGCCGCTGGCGAACAAGTACGCCGAGGGCTACCCCGGCGCCCGCCACCACGGCGGCTGCGAGATCGTGGACATGGCCGAGCGGCTCGCCGTGGAGCGGGCCTGCGCGCTCTTCGGGGCCCGGCACGCGAACGTACAGGCGCACTCCGGCTCCTCCGCCGTCCTCGCGGCGTACGCCGCCCTGCTGCGCCCCGGTGACACCGTCCTCGCCCTCGGCCTGCCCCACGGCGGACACCTCACCCATGGCTCCCCGGCCAACTTCTCCGGCCGCTGGTTCGACTTCGTCGGCTACGGCGTCGACGCGGAGACCGGGCTGATCGACCACGACCAGGTACGCCACCTGGCCCGCAACCACCGCCCCAAGGCGATCGTGTGCGGCTCCATCGCCTACCCCCGGCACATCGACCACGCCTTCTTCCGCGAGGTCGCCGACGAGGTCGGCGCCTATCTGATCGCGGACGCCGCCCACCCCATCGGCCTCGTCGCGGGCGGCGCCGCCCCGAACCCGGTGCCGTACGCCGACATCGTCTGCGCGACCACGCACAAGGTGCTGCGCGGCCCCCGCGGCGGCATGATCCTGTGCGGCGCCGAACTGGCCGAGCGGGTGGACCGGGCGGTGTTCCCGTTCACCCAGGGCGGGGCGCAGATGCACACCGTCGCCGCCAAGGCCGTCGCGTTCGGCGAGGCCGCGACCCCGCGGTTCGCCACGTACGCGCACCAGGTGGTCGCCAACGCCCGCACCCTGGCCGGCCACCTCGCCGAGGAGGGGCTCATCGTCACCACCGGCGGCACGGACACGCACCTGATCACCGCCGACGCGGCACCGCTCGGCGTGGACGGCCGTACCGCCCGCGGCCGGCTCGCCGCCGCCGGGATCGTCCTGGACTGCTGCGCGCTGCCGCACGGCGACGGCCGGGGCCTGCGGCTGGGAACGGCCGCGGTGACCACGCAGGGCATGGGCGAACCGGAGATGGAGCGGATCGCGAAGCTGCTCGCCGCGGTGGTGCGCGGGCACCCGGAACCGGCCGGGGCGCGGGCCGAGGTGCGCGAGCTGACCGGCGCGTTCCCGCCGTATCCGGACTGA
- a CDS encoding protein-tyrosine-phosphatase — MTAPEAGRGIGIGERLAEETTTFGFPRDSFRILHVSTGNVCRSPITERLTRHFVAERLGVLGGGLIVESAGTWGHEGAPMEANAETVLAEFGADASGFMGRELLDEHVIRADLVLTATRDHRAQVISMGHSAGLRTFTLKEFTRLVRAIDPVTLPPLEDGLVMRARALVRAAAALRGWLLAPTAEADEVYDPYGAPLPFFRSIGDEIRDALDPVVTALTGVPARM, encoded by the coding sequence TTGACGGCCCCTGAAGCGGGGCGTGGCATAGGCATCGGGGAGCGCCTCGCGGAGGAGACGACGACGTTCGGGTTTCCGCGCGACAGCTTCCGCATCCTCCACGTCAGTACCGGCAACGTGTGCCGCTCGCCCATCACCGAGCGGCTGACCCGGCATTTCGTCGCCGAGCGCCTCGGTGTGCTCGGCGGCGGGCTGATCGTGGAGAGCGCGGGCACCTGGGGCCACGAGGGCGCGCCCATGGAGGCCAACGCGGAGACCGTGCTGGCCGAGTTCGGCGCGGACGCCTCCGGCTTCATGGGCCGGGAACTGCTCGACGAGCACGTCATCCGGGCCGACCTGGTCCTGACCGCGACCCGCGACCACCGCGCCCAGGTCATCTCCATGGGCCATTCGGCGGGCCTGCGCACCTTCACCCTCAAGGAGTTCACGCGGCTGGTCCGCGCGATCGACCCCGTGACGCTGCCGCCCCTGGAGGACGGCCTCGTCATGCGCGCCCGCGCCCTGGTCCGTGCCGCCGCCGCCCTGCGCGGCTGGCTCCTGGCCCCCACGGCCGAGGCCGACGAGGTCTACGACCCCTACGGCGCCCCCCTGCCGTTCTTCCGCTCCATCGGCGACGAGATACGGGACGCGCTGGACCCGGTGGTGACGGCGCTGACGGGTGTCCCGGCGCGGATGTAG
- the atpA gene encoding F0F1 ATP synthase subunit alpha codes for MAELTIRPEEIRDALENFVQSYKPDAASREEVGTVTVAGDGIAKIEGLPSAMANELLKFEDGTLGLALNLEEREIGAVVLGEFSGVEEGQPVTRTGEVLSVAVGEGYLGRVVDPLGNPIDGLGEIETSGRRALELQAPTVMQRKSVHEPMETGYKAVDAMTPIGRGQRQLIIGDRQTGKTALAVDTIINQRDNWRTGDPKKQVRCIYVAIGQKGSTIAGVRRSLEENGALEYTTIVAAPASDPAGFKYLAPYTGSAIGQQWMYEGKHVLIIFDDLSKQADAYRAVSLLLRRPPGREAYPGDVFYLHSRLLERCAKLSDEMGAGSMTGLPIVETKANDVSAFIPTNVISITDGQCFLESDLFNAGQRPALNVGISVSRVGGSAQHKAMRQVSGRLRVDLAQFRELEAFAAFGSDLDAASKSQLERGQRMVELLKQDQYQPMATEDQVVSVWAGTNGRMDEVPVVDIRRFERELLDFLHRKHQGLMTSIKEGAKMSNDTIQAIDDAVAEFKKQFETSDGKLLGEDTPAAAAK; via the coding sequence ATGGCGGAGCTCACGATCCGGCCGGAGGAGATCCGGGACGCGCTGGAGAACTTCGTCCAGTCGTACAAGCCGGACGCGGCCTCGCGCGAGGAGGTCGGTACGGTCACCGTCGCCGGCGACGGCATCGCGAAGATCGAGGGTCTTCCCTCGGCCATGGCCAACGAACTGCTGAAGTTCGAGGACGGCACCCTCGGCCTCGCCCTCAACCTCGAGGAGCGCGAGATCGGTGCCGTCGTCCTCGGCGAGTTCAGCGGCGTCGAGGAGGGCCAGCCGGTCACGCGTACCGGTGAGGTGCTCTCCGTCGCGGTCGGCGAGGGCTACCTCGGCCGTGTTGTCGACCCGCTCGGCAACCCGATCGACGGCCTCGGCGAGATCGAGACGTCCGGCCGCCGCGCCCTTGAGCTGCAGGCCCCCACGGTCATGCAGCGCAAGTCGGTGCACGAGCCGATGGAGACCGGCTACAAGGCCGTCGACGCGATGACCCCGATCGGCCGTGGTCAGCGTCAGCTGATCATCGGTGACCGCCAGACCGGCAAGACCGCCCTGGCCGTCGACACCATCATCAACCAGCGCGACAACTGGCGCACCGGCGACCCGAAGAAGCAGGTCCGCTGCATCTACGTCGCCATCGGCCAGAAGGGCTCCACCATCGCGGGCGTTCGCCGCTCGCTGGAGGAGAACGGCGCGCTGGAGTACACGACCATCGTCGCCGCCCCGGCGTCCGACCCGGCCGGCTTCAAGTACCTTGCGCCGTACACCGGTTCGGCCATCGGTCAGCAGTGGATGTACGAGGGCAAGCACGTCCTCATCATCTTCGACGACCTCTCGAAGCAGGCCGACGCCTACCGCGCCGTGTCCCTGCTGCTGCGCCGCCCGCCGGGCCGTGAGGCCTACCCGGGTGACGTCTTCTACCTGCACTCGCGTCTGCTGGAGCGCTGCGCCAAGCTCTCCGACGAGATGGGTGCCGGTTCGATGACCGGTCTGCCGATCGTCGAGACCAAGGCCAACGACGTCTCGGCGTTCATCCCGACCAACGTCATCTCCATCACCGACGGCCAGTGCTTCCTGGAGTCGGACCTGTTCAACGCCGGTCAGCGTCCCGCGCTGAACGTCGGTATCTCGGTCTCCCGAGTCGGTGGCTCCGCCCAGCACAAGGCGATGCGCCAGGTCTCCGGCCGCCTTCGTGTGGACCTCGCCCAGTTCCGTGAGCTGGAGGCGTTCGCCGCCTTCGGTTCCGACCTGGACGCGGCCTCGAAGTCGCAGCTGGAGCGCGGTCAGCGCATGGTCGAGCTGCTGAAGCAGGACCAGTACCAGCCGATGGCCACCGAGGACCAGGTCGTCTCCGTGTGGGCCGGCACCAACGGCCGTATGGACGAGGTCCCGGTCGTCGACATCCGCCGCTTCGAGCGGGAGCTGCTGGACTTCCTGCACCGCAAGCACCAGGGCCTGATGACCTCCATCAAGGAGGGCGCCAAGATGTCGAACGACACGATCCAGGCGATCGACGACGCGGTGGCCGAGTTCAAGAAGCAGTTCGAGACCTCGGACGGCAAGCTGCTCGGCGAGGACACTCCTGCCGCTGCCGCCAAGTGA
- the atpE gene encoding ATP synthase F0 subunit C codes for MSQTLAAVTGSLSSVGYGLSAIGPGVGVGIIFGNGTQALARQPEAAGLIRSNQILGFAFCEALALIGLVMPFVYS; via the coding sequence ATGTCCCAGACCCTTGCCGCTGTCACTGGTTCGCTCAGCTCCGTCGGTTACGGCCTTTCGGCCATCGGCCCCGGCGTCGGCGTCGGCATCATCTTCGGTAACGGCACGCAGGCTCTCGCGCGTCAGCCCGAGGCGGCGGGCCTGATCCGCTCCAACCAGATCCTCGGCTTCGCGTTCTGTGAGGCGCTGGCCCTCATCGGCCTCGTCATGCCGTTCGTCTACTCCTGA
- a CDS encoding MraY family glycosyltransferase, which translates to MREYLLTLCITAAVTYLLTGPVRKFAIVAGAMPEIRARDVHREPTPRLGGIAMFFGLCAGLLVADHLSSLNWVFEKSNEPRALLSGAALIWLIGVLDDKFEIDALIKLGGQMIAAGVMVMQGLTILWLPIPGVGNVALTQWQGTLLTVALVVITINAVNFVDGLDGLAAGMVCIATVAFFLYAYRVWVSYGIEAAAPATLFASILMGMCLGFLPHNMHPARIFMGDSGSMLIGLVLAAGAISITGQVDPDVMNLFSGSERATVHQMVPVYIPLLMPLTIIAIPAADLVLAIVRRTWRGQSPFAADRGHLHHRLLEIGHSHSRAVLIMYFWSALIAFGALAYSVNSASMWIVLGVVFLSAVGLVLLLLPRFTPRVPVWAQRFVPPRYRRRRAVAAEAEPAVESAAEDGADEPETEERAPVPAGVSGVNGATAIGTRGRFPDRS; encoded by the coding sequence GTGCGTGAATACCTGCTGACGCTCTGCATCACGGCCGCGGTGACGTACCTGCTGACAGGGCCGGTGCGGAAGTTCGCGATCGTGGCGGGGGCGATGCCGGAGATCCGGGCCCGGGACGTGCACCGGGAGCCCACTCCGCGCCTCGGCGGGATCGCGATGTTCTTCGGACTGTGCGCGGGCCTGCTGGTCGCCGACCACCTGAGCAGCCTCAACTGGGTGTTCGAGAAGTCCAACGAGCCGCGCGCCCTGCTCTCCGGCGCCGCCCTGATCTGGCTGATCGGCGTCCTGGACGACAAGTTCGAGATCGACGCCCTGATCAAGCTCGGCGGCCAGATGATCGCCGCCGGCGTCATGGTCATGCAGGGTCTGACGATCCTGTGGCTGCCCATCCCCGGCGTCGGCAATGTGGCGCTGACCCAGTGGCAGGGCACCCTGCTGACCGTGGCGCTCGTCGTCATCACCATCAACGCCGTGAACTTCGTGGACGGCCTCGACGGCCTCGCGGCCGGCATGGTGTGCATCGCGACGGTGGCGTTCTTCCTGTACGCGTATCGCGTCTGGGTGTCGTACGGCATCGAGGCCGCCGCCCCCGCCACCCTTTTCGCGTCGATCCTGATGGGCATGTGCCTGGGCTTCCTGCCGCACAACATGCACCCGGCGCGCATCTTCATGGGCGACTCCGGCTCCATGCTGATCGGCCTGGTGCTGGCCGCGGGCGCCATCTCGATCACGGGTCAGGTGGACCCGGACGTGATGAACCTGTTCTCCGGTTCCGAGCGCGCCACCGTGCACCAGATGGTGCCGGTCTACATCCCGCTGCTGATGCCGCTGACGATCATCGCGATCCCCGCCGCCGACCTGGTGCTGGCCATCGTGCGCCGCACCTGGCGCGGCCAGTCGCCGTTCGCCGCGGACCGCGGGCATCTGCACCACCGGCTGCTGGAGATCGGCCACTCGCACAGCCGCGCGGTGCTGATCATGTACTTCTGGTCGGCGCTGATCGCCTTCGGCGCGCTGGCCTACTCGGTCAACTCGGCGTCGATGTGGATCGTGCTCGGCGTCGTCTTCCTCAGCGCCGTGGGCCTCGTCCTGCTGCTCCTGCCGCGCTTCACGCCGCGGGTGCCCGTGTGGGCCCAGCGCTTCGTGCCGCCGCGCTACCGGCGCCGGCGCGCGGTGGCCGCGGAAGCGGAACCCGCCGTGGAGTCAGCCGCGGAGGACGGCGCGGACGAACCGGAGACCGAGGAGCGCGCGCCCGTCCCGGCCGGTGTGTCCGGCGTCAACGGGGCGACCGCAATCGGCACTCGTGGGCGTTTTCCTGACCGTTCCTGA
- the atpD gene encoding F0F1 ATP synthase subunit beta: MTTTVETATATGRVARVIGPVVDVEFPVDAMPDIYQALHVEVSDPANAGEKKTLTLEVAQHLGDGLVRTISMQPTDGLVRQAAVTDTGAPISVPVGDFTKGKVFNTLGEVLNVDEQYQGERWPIHRKAPNFDELESKTEMFETGVKVIDLLTPYVKGGKIGLFGGAGVGKTVLIQEMIYRVANNHDGVSVFAGVGERTREGNDLIEEMTDSGVIDKTALVFGQMDEPPGTRLRVALAGLTMAEYFRDVQKQDVLFFIDNIFRFTQAGSEVSTLLGRMPSAVGYQPNLADEMGLLQERITSTRGHSITSMQAIYVPADDLTDPAPATTFAHLDATTVLSRPISEKGIYPAVDPLDSTSRILDPRYIAADHYNAAMRVKNILQKYKDLQDIIAILGIDELGEEDKLVVHRARRVERFLSQNTHVAKQFTGVDGSDVPLDESITAFNAICDGEYDHFPEQAFFMCGGLEDLKANAKELGVS, encoded by the coding sequence ATGACCACCACTGTTGAGACCGCGACGGCTACGGGCCGCGTCGCCCGGGTCATCGGCCCGGTCGTCGACGTGGAGTTCCCCGTCGACGCGATGCCGGACATCTACCAGGCGCTGCACGTCGAGGTCTCCGACCCGGCCAACGCCGGCGAGAAGAAGACGCTGACCCTGGAGGTCGCCCAGCACCTGGGTGACGGTCTGGTCCGCACCATCTCCATGCAGCCGACCGACGGCCTGGTCCGCCAGGCCGCGGTCACCGACACCGGCGCGCCGATCTCGGTGCCGGTCGGCGACTTCACCAAGGGCAAGGTGTTCAACACCCTTGGCGAGGTGCTGAATGTCGACGAGCAGTACCAGGGCGAGCGCTGGCCGATCCACCGCAAGGCCCCGAACTTCGACGAGCTCGAGTCGAAGACCGAGATGTTCGAGACGGGCGTCAAGGTCATCGACCTGCTCACCCCGTACGTCAAGGGCGGCAAGATCGGCCTGTTCGGCGGCGCCGGCGTCGGCAAGACGGTGCTCATCCAGGAGATGATCTACCGTGTCGCCAACAACCACGACGGTGTCTCCGTGTTCGCCGGTGTCGGTGAGCGCACCCGTGAGGGCAACGACCTCATCGAGGAGATGACCGACTCGGGCGTCATCGACAAGACCGCCCTTGTCTTCGGTCAGATGGACGAGCCCCCGGGCACCCGTCTGCGCGTCGCGCTGGCCGGCCTCACCATGGCCGAGTACTTCCGTGACGTCCAGAAGCAGGACGTGCTGTTCTTCATCGACAACATCTTCCGCTTCACGCAGGCCGGTTCCGAGGTCTCCACGCTGCTCGGCCGTATGCCGTCCGCGGTGGGTTACCAGCCGAACCTGGCCGACGAGATGGGTCTCCTCCAGGAGCGCATCACGTCGACCCGCGGTCACTCGATCACCTCGATGCAGGCGATCTACGTCCCCGCGGACGACCTGACCGACCCGGCCCCGGCCACCACCTTCGCCCACCTCGACGCGACGACGGTTCTCTCCCGTCCGATCTCGGAGAAGGGCATCTACCCGGCCGTGGACCCGCTGGACTCGACGTCCCGGATCCTGGACCCGCGGTACATCGCCGCGGACCACTACAACGCGGCCATGCGCGTGAAGAACATCCTGCAGAAGTACAAGGACCTGCAGGACATCATCGCGATCCTCGGTATCGACGAGCTCGGCGAGGAGGACAAGCTCGTCGTCCACCGTGCCCGTCGCGTGGAGCGCTTCCTGTCCCAGAACACCCACGTCGCCAAGCAGTTCACCGGCGTGGACGGTTCGGACGTGCCGCTGGACGAGTCGATCACCGCGTTCAACGCGATCTGCGACGGCGAGTACGACCACTTCCCGGAGCAGGCGTTCTTCATGTGCGGTGGTCTTGAGGACCTCAAGGCCAACGCCAAGGAGCTGGGCGTCTCCTGA
- a CDS encoding F0F1 ATP synthase subunit delta: MNGASREALAAARERLDALTDSTSVDAATLADELAAVTALLDREAGLRRVLTDPAQSGEAKAELVQRLLGAQVSGVTVDLVAGLARARWSQPRDLVYATEQLADIADLTAAEKRGNLDEVEDELFRFGRIVSSSTELRAALTDRTAGAGAKTELLHRLLGGRAKPATERLVVRLVAAPRGRSLEAGLESLSKLAAERRDRLVAVVTSAVPLSDTQKQRLGAALGKLYGRRIHLNLDVDPDVVGGMRVQVGDEVINGSLADRLDEAGRRMAG; the protein is encoded by the coding sequence ATGAACGGAGCGAGCCGCGAGGCCCTGGCAGCCGCACGGGAGCGTCTCGACGCGCTGACGGACTCCACGTCCGTGGACGCGGCCACGCTCGCCGACGAGCTGGCGGCCGTCACCGCGCTGCTCGACCGCGAGGCCGGCCTGCGCCGGGTTCTCACCGACCCGGCGCAGTCCGGAGAGGCCAAGGCGGAACTGGTCCAGCGCCTGCTCGGCGCCCAGGTCAGCGGCGTGACCGTCGACCTGGTGGCTGGATTGGCCCGCGCCCGCTGGTCGCAGCCCCGCGACCTGGTGTACGCGACGGAGCAGCTGGCGGACATCGCCGACCTCACCGCCGCGGAGAAGCGTGGCAACCTCGACGAGGTCGAGGACGAGCTGTTCCGGTTCGGCCGGATCGTCTCCTCCAGCACCGAGCTGCGCGCCGCCCTGACCGACCGCACCGCGGGCGCCGGGGCCAAGACCGAGCTGCTCCACCGGCTGCTGGGCGGACGGGCCAAGCCCGCCACCGAGCGACTGGTCGTGCGCCTCGTGGCCGCGCCGCGTGGTCGTAGCCTGGAAGCGGGACTGGAGTCCCTGTCCAAGCTGGCCGCGGAGCGCCGGGACCGTCTGGTCGCCGTCGTCACCTCGGCGGTACCGCTGAGCGACACCCAGAAGCAGCGCCTCGGCGCCGCCCTCGGCAAGCTCTACGGCCGCCGGATCCACCTCAACCTGGACGTGGACCCCGACGTCGTCGGCGGTATGCGGGTACAGGTCGGTGACGAGGTCATCAACGGTTCGCTCGCGGACCGACTGGACGAGGCCGGCCGCCGCATGGCGGGCTAG
- a CDS encoding F0F1 ATP synthase subunit B, whose translation MTHSWVQFAAEKENPLIPPWPELVIGLIAFVIVFGFLAKKLLPNINKVLEERREAIEGGIEKAEAAQTEAQSVLEQYKAQLAEARHEAARLRQEAQEQGATLIAEMRAEGQRQREEIVAAGHAQIEADRKAAASTLRQDVGKLATDLAGKLVGESLEDHARQSRVIDRFLDELEEKAEAAR comes from the coding sequence ATGACCCACTCATGGGTTCAGTTTGCGGCGGAGAAGGAGAACCCTCTCATTCCGCCGTGGCCGGAGCTCGTCATCGGCCTGATCGCCTTCGTCATCGTCTTCGGCTTCCTCGCCAAGAAGCTCCTCCCGAACATCAACAAGGTTCTGGAAGAGCGTCGCGAGGCCATCGAGGGCGGTATCGAAAAGGCCGAGGCCGCGCAGACCGAGGCCCAGAGCGTCCTTGAGCAGTACAAGGCCCAGCTCGCCGAGGCACGGCACGAGGCCGCGCGACTGCGTCAGGAGGCGCAGGAGCAGGGTGCCACGCTCATCGCCGAGATGCGGGCCGAGGGCCAGCGGCAGCGCGAGGAGATCGTCGCCGCCGGTCACGCCCAGATCGAGGCCGACCGCAAGGCCGCCGCGTCCACGCTGCGCCAGGACGTCGGCAAGCTCGCCACCGACCTGGCCGGCAAGCTCGTCGGCGAGTCCCTCGAGGACCACGCCCGGCAGAGCCGTGTGATCGACCGCTTCCTCGACGAACTCGAGGAGAAGGCCGAGGCCGCGCGATGA
- a CDS encoding L-threonylcarbamoyladenylate synthase, producing MARRYDTNDATDRATGLREAASAVRRGELVVLPTDTVYGIGADAFSSEAVADLLAAKGRGRNMPTPVLIGSPNTLHGLVTNFSEMAWELVDAFWPGALTLVAKHQPSLQWDLGDTRGTVAVRMPLHPVAIELLTEVGPMAVSSANLTGHLSPETCDAAQDMLGDSVSVYLDGGPTPGNVPSSIVDVSRDVPVLLREGAISADELRKVVPDLEVAN from the coding sequence ATGGCACGGCGATACGACACCAACGACGCGACCGACCGCGCGACGGGTCTGCGCGAAGCCGCGTCCGCCGTCCGCCGGGGCGAGCTGGTGGTGCTGCCGACCGACACGGTCTACGGCATCGGCGCCGACGCGTTCTCCTCCGAGGCCGTCGCCGATCTGCTCGCCGCCAAGGGCCGGGGCCGCAACATGCCCACCCCCGTGCTCATCGGCTCCCCGAACACCCTGCACGGCCTCGTCACGAACTTCTCCGAGATGGCCTGGGAACTGGTCGACGCGTTCTGGCCGGGCGCCCTGACGCTGGTCGCCAAGCACCAGCCGTCCCTCCAGTGGGACCTCGGCGACACCCGGGGCACGGTCGCCGTGCGCATGCCGCTGCACCCGGTCGCCATCGAGCTGCTCACCGAGGTCGGCCCGATGGCCGTGTCCTCCGCCAACCTCACCGGGCACCTGTCGCCGGAGACCTGCGACGCCGCCCAGGACATGCTCGGCGACTCCGTCTCCGTCTACCTCGACGGCGGCCCGACCCCGGGCAACGTGCCCTCGTCCATCGTGGACGTCTCCCGCGACGTGCCGGTGCTGCTGCGCGAGGGCGCCATCTCGGCGGACGAGCTGCGCAAGGTCGTACCCGACCTCGAGGTGGCGAATTGA
- the atpB gene encoding F0F1 ATP synthase subunit A gives MKEPAVSADPTQTLAFDSSCHLFSGCGFGTVAPGLHSFLFEPIWGDTNGLYFNKPMLLALLGSIIVVGFFWSAFGKAKVVPGKLQMVGEAGYDFVRRGVVYETIGKKEGEKYVPLIVSLFFFVWMMNIWSIIPVAQFPVTAIIAYPAALAAIVYVLWVSLTFKRHGFVGAFKNFTGYDKSLGAVLPLAMVIELFSNLLVRPFTHAVRLFANMFAGHTLIVLFTIASWYMLNGIGIAYAGVSFVMTIVMTAFELFIQAVQAYVFVLLTCSYIQGALAEHH, from the coding sequence ATGAAGGAGCCCGCGGTGAGTGCTGATCCGACGCAGACGCTCGCTTTCGACTCGAGCTGCCACCTGTTCAGCGGGTGCGGCTTCGGGACCGTCGCTCCGGGCCTGCATTCGTTCCTCTTCGAGCCGATCTGGGGGGACACGAACGGCCTGTACTTCAACAAGCCGATGCTCCTCGCCCTGCTCGGCTCCATCATCGTCGTGGGCTTCTTCTGGTCCGCCTTCGGCAAGGCCAAGGTCGTTCCGGGCAAGCTCCAGATGGTCGGCGAGGCCGGCTACGACTTCGTGCGCCGCGGTGTCGTCTACGAGACCATCGGCAAGAAGGAAGGAGAGAAGTACGTACCTCTGATCGTCTCTCTCTTCTTCTTCGTCTGGATGATGAACATCTGGTCGATCATCCCGGTCGCCCAGTTCCCGGTGACGGCGATCATCGCCTACCCGGCAGCGCTGGCCGCGATCGTCTACGTCCTCTGGGTCTCGCTCACCTTCAAGCGGCACGGTTTCGTCGGCGCCTTCAAGAACTTCACGGGCTACGACAAGTCGCTCGGCGCGGTGCTGCCGCTGGCCATGGTCATCGAGCTGTTCTCGAACCTGCTGGTCCGCCCCTTCACCCACGCCGTCCGACTCTTCGCGAACATGTTCGCCGGCCACACGCTGATCGTGCTCTTCACGATCGCGAGCTGGTACATGCTGAACGGCATCGGTATCGCCTACGCCGGCGTCTCGTTCGTGATGACGATCGTCATGACCGCCTTCGAGCTGTTCATCCAGGCCGTCCAGGCGTACGTCTTCGTCCTGCTGACCTGCTCCTACATCCAGGGCGCGCTCGCCGAGCACCACTGA